A portion of the Oscillospiraceae bacterium genome contains these proteins:
- a CDS encoding pantothenate kinase, with product MKITLGIDIGATTVKIVGFDKDEIICPMRFANTEPNKSAIDAFDSFIEKAGILLSDIEKIVLTGVGASYFNEGIYSVKTYIADELFCIGNGAMYVTDEKSAFVASVGTGTCFIKADKKGFKHCGGSGVGGGTIRGLSKLILDKDDFDEALHLANAGKLHNVDLFIGDISKKNVGSMGSEITASNFGNIKETANSSDIALGIFNMVFQTVGMLAKFCFEAETPESITVIGSTVENDVAKLCFKAFSEFTGIEYNIPEKAAFVTAIGAAIAQEDELTEI from the coding sequence GTGAAAATTACACTCGGAATAGATATAGGCGCAACAACGGTAAAGATAGTAGGCTTTGATAAAGATGAAATTATTTGTCCTATGCGTTTTGCAAATACAGAGCCTAATAAATCGGCAATTGATGCTTTTGACAGCTTTATTGAAAAAGCAGGTATCCTGCTTTCCGATATAGAAAAAATAGTGCTTACAGGCGTAGGCGCTTCTTATTTTAATGAGGGTATTTACTCAGTTAAAACTTATATTGCAGATGAGCTTTTTTGTATAGGCAACGGCGCTATGTATGTAACAGATGAAAAAAGCGCTTTTGTTGCAAGCGTAGGAACAGGAACCTGCTTTATAAAGGCTGATAAGAAAGGCTTTAAGCATTGCGGCGGCTCAGGAGTCGGCGGGGGCACAATAAGAGGTCTTTCCAAGCTTATACTTGACAAGGATGATTTTGACGAAGCCTTGCATCTTGCAAACGCAGGAAAGCTTCATAATGTCGACCTTTTTATAGGAGATATAAGCAAGAAGAATGTGGGCAGTATGGGCTCTGAAATAACCGCTTCCAATTTCGGAAACATAAAGGAAACGGCAAACAGCAGCGATATAGCCTTAGGAATATTCAATATGGTTTTTCAGACTGTGGGTATGCTTGCTAAATTCTGTTTTGAGGCTGAAACACCCGAAAGTATTACAGTTATAGGCTCAACAGTAGAAAATGACGTGGCTAAGCTTTGCTTTAAAGCATTTTCAGAGTTTACAGGCATAGAGTATAATATTCCTGAAAAAGCGGCATTTGTAACGGCAATAGGCGCCGCAATAGCTCAAGAGGATGAGCTAACAGAAATTTAA
- a CDS encoding ECF transporter S component, translated as MKNKKFSIQFFVKLALLSAIIIILAVTPIGYLPVSIGIKLTIIQVPVIVGAVLLGPSAGAFLGLVFGLTSFFQAPNDIPLGPAMLSYSVFATFLICVLPRVIMGFLSGLLIKAFQHKKISRFAVNLVPYIISACISAFIITQFGSGKGSIFMMMACLIPAVIMGIIVSLISILTENRFENTFAFGAVGLLGSLLNTVLFLGSIYLFLGNIAANALGTTVNGLLVLFMSIAGFNGILEAVASCIITGAVCKALGKINKKQPVLQEAVSEKEEE; from the coding sequence ATGAAAAACAAGAAATTTTCCATACAGTTTTTTGTAAAGCTTGCTTTGCTTTCCGCCATAATTATAATTCTTGCGGTTACTCCTATAGGATATCTTCCTGTAAGTATAGGAATTAAGCTTACAATAATTCAGGTTCCTGTTATAGTGGGTGCTGTTTTGCTCGGGCCCTCAGCAGGCGCTTTTCTGGGTCTTGTTTTTGGTTTGACAAGCTTTTTCCAAGCTCCTAATGATATTCCCTTAGGACCTGCTATGCTGTCCTACAGCGTATTTGCAACCTTTTTAATATGTGTACTGCCCAGAGTTATTATGGGCTTTTTGTCAGGGCTTCTTATTAAAGCCTTCCAGCATAAAAAAATCAGCCGTTTTGCAGTAAATCTTGTTCCGTATATTATATCAGCTTGTATATCTGCATTTATAATAACTCAGTTCGGAAGCGGAAAGGGAAGTATATTTATGATGATGGCTTGCCTTATCCCTGCTGTCATTATGGGTATTATAGTATCTTTGATTTCTATTTTGACTGAAAATAGATTTGAAAACACCTTTGCTTTCGGTGCTGTAGGTCTTTTAGGCTCTCTTTTAAATACAGTTTTGTTTTTAGGCAGTATATATTTGTTCTTAGGAAATATTGCTGCTAACGCTTTGGGAACAACAGTAAACGGTTTATTGGTTTTGTTTATGTCTATTGCAGGCTTTAACGGTATTCTTGAAGCTGTGGCTTCCTGTATTATTACAGGAGCTGTATGTAAGGCTTTGGGAAAAATCAATAAAAAACAGCCCGTTTTACAAGAGGCTGTTTCTGAAAAAGAGGAAGAATAA
- a CDS encoding sugar phosphate isomerase/epimerase, protein MEYGLSSACFYPMDTFDTLEIISNAGFNTIEIFANAYSECTGEGLKKLKELKNRYNLNVYSFHPFTGVVDPYMLFSGYKRRFDDTVELYKRLFEAAKELGAEVFNFHGDYKDVYSTSPAQYAEVYKKLFEEAKAMDLKFAQENVSRCKCGYIDYLKELKNELNDEIYFTLDLKQAIRAKQDIFKMIELMEKNIVNYHISDSDKERDCLLPTYGTADLSKINKAISKYYNGPAIVEVYSNCYSSTDIFKQLKTKLF, encoded by the coding sequence TTGGAATACGGTCTTTCCAGCGCTTGCTTTTATCCTATGGATACCTTTGATACCCTTGAAATTATAAGTAATGCCGGATTTAATACTATCGAAATTTTTGCCAATGCCTATTCAGAGTGTACAGGCGAAGGGCTTAAAAAATTAAAAGAGCTTAAAAACAGATATAATCTCAATGTATATTCATTTCATCCTTTTACAGGTGTTGTTGACCCTTATATGCTTTTTTCCGGATATAAACGCCGTTTTGACGATACTGTTGAGCTTTATAAAAGGCTTTTTGAGGCGGCAAAGGAATTAGGCGCTGAGGTTTTTAATTTTCACGGAGATTATAAGGACGTTTACTCTACCTCTCCTGCTCAATACGCCGAGGTTTATAAAAAGCTTTTTGAAGAAGCGAAGGCTATGGATTTAAAATTTGCACAGGAAAATGTTTCCCGTTGCAAATGCGGATATATTGACTATTTAAAGGAACTTAAAAACGAGCTTAATGACGAAATATACTTTACACTTGATTTAAAGCAGGCAATAAGAGCTAAGCAGGATATTTTTAAAATGATAGAGCTTATGGAAAAAAACATTGTAAACTATCATATAAGCGACAGTGATAAAGAGCGTGACTGTCTTTTGCCTACCTACGGAACAGCGGATTTGAGCAAAATAAATAAGGCTATTTCCAAATATTATAACGGACCTGCAATTGTTGAGGTTTATAGCAACTGCTATTCCTCTACCGACATATTCAAGCAATTAAAAACAAAACTTTTTTAG
- a CDS encoding PBP1A family penicillin-binding protein, with product MKRNIIPEKLKVWFSNLRKSKGYKIFKKIMLGTVSAGITMAILLTCSFVFLCYNYTDSDIDIAFENLNLDYTTVIYAKNTQTGKYEAVEELYKDENRIWISLDTLPKYIKDATIAIEDRRFEKHKGVDWWRTGQAVFKYALGDRSGFGGSTLTQQLIKNITGDGARSIERKIKEILRALYIERKYNKDQILEYYLNTVTFGGTCQGIQSAAKRYFNKDATELTLVEAASIIGITNNPSLYDPFLKEENNKNRARTIMYTMLEEGFITQEEYDAAKEELEALTYIKNTDSGSKQSYFVDHVITQVIDDLVKEKGYTKEYATDVVYTKGLKIYTTMDNDVQSVMDAVFTNDANFPPTKNAKGEIPRAAMVIMDQKTGDVLGIVGDRGEKTINRGFNYATQGIRQPGSTMKPIAVFAPAIEKGIINAASIIDDSPSNNDGTWPHNYNGYYSGLMSVRQALLQSNNAVPVRIIQKLGADNSVNFLQNELHLTTLVENDMNPSLALGGISHGATVLEMTAAYQIFPNQGLYNTPRVYTKVESYDGRTLLEKEVDTTQVVSAQTAYSVHQFLFENNLYGTGTPAKLSTTVSAGKTGTTSDDKDRWFIGYTPEYTCGAWFGFKVGERLTSLSVNPCSKLFKLVLDTINTKKGISNTEFAPVPGGMSQITYCLDSGMPVGDACALDPRGLRTETCWVSNESLPTETCTAHHLEYICTASGKLAHSNCPKENLKQIAFVDFERQFSAEVIVGDAQYMLPHLDFSTPLFSDPVWPVYMDRYGEGKFPGKPTGSTTIYNSLCTAHNPANPALLPAQ from the coding sequence TTGAAAAGAAACATTATACCTGAAAAGCTAAAAGTGTGGTTTTCAAATTTAAGAAAAAGCAAGGGCTACAAAATATTTAAAAAGATAATGCTGGGAACAGTATCCGCAGGAATTACAATGGCTATTCTTCTCACCTGTTCTTTTGTATTTTTATGCTATAATTATACCGATTCGGATATTGATATAGCTTTTGAAAATCTGAATCTTGATTACACCACTGTAATTTACGCTAAAAATACTCAGACGGGAAAATATGAAGCTGTCGAAGAGCTTTACAAGGATGAAAACCGTATATGGATAAGCCTTGATACTCTTCCCAAATATATAAAGGATGCCACTATCGCCATAGAGGACAGACGTTTTGAAAAGCACAAGGGCGTTGACTGGTGGCGTACCGGTCAGGCGGTATTCAAATACGCATTGGGAGACCGTTCGGGTTTTGGCGGCTCTACTCTCACCCAACAGCTTATAAAGAACATTACAGGCGACGGTGCAAGAAGTATTGAGCGTAAAATCAAAGAAATTCTCAGAGCTCTTTATATAGAGCGTAAATATAACAAAGACCAAATTCTTGAATATTATCTCAATACCGTTACCTTCGGAGGCACCTGTCAAGGAATTCAGTCTGCGGCAAAAAGATATTTTAATAAGGACGCTACCGAGCTTACTCTTGTAGAAGCTGCCTCTATAATAGGTATTACAAACAATCCTTCCCTTTATGACCCCTTCTTGAAGGAAGAAAACAACAAAAACAGGGCAAGGACAATTATGTATACTATGCTTGAGGAAGGCTTTATCACTCAAGAGGAATATGATGCGGCAAAAGAAGAGCTTGAAGCTCTCACCTACATCAAAAACACCGATTCAGGCTCAAAGCAGAGCTATTTTGTTGACCACGTTATAACTCAGGTAATTGATGACCTTGTAAAAGAAAAAGGCTATACCAAGGAATATGCAACAGACGTTGTATATACAAAGGGTCTTAAGATTTATACCACTATGGACAATGATGTTCAGTCTGTTATGGATGCGGTTTTCACTAATGATGCAAACTTCCCTCCAACCAAAAACGCAAAGGGTGAAATTCCCCGTGCCGCTATGGTTATAATGGACCAGAAAACAGGTGATGTTTTGGGAATTGTGGGCGACAGAGGCGAAAAGACCATAAACAGAGGCTTTAACTATGCTACTCAGGGTATAAGACAGCCCGGTTCTACAATGAAGCCTATTGCAGTTTTTGCCCCTGCCATTGAAAAAGGGATAATAAATGCAGCCTCAATTATAGACGACTCTCCTTCAAACAATGACGGAACCTGGCCTCATAACTACAACGGATATTATTCAGGACTTATGTCGGTACGTCAGGCTCTTTTACAGTCAAACAACGCCGTTCCCGTTCGTATAATTCAAAAGCTTGGTGCTGACAATTCCGTTAATTTCCTTCAGAACGAGCTTCATTTGACAACTCTTGTTGAAAACGATATGAACCCCTCCTTAGCATTGGGAGGTATAAGCCACGGTGCTACTGTTCTTGAAATGACAGCGGCTTATCAGATTTTCCCCAATCAAGGACTTTACAACACCCCCAGAGTTTATACAAAGGTTGAAAGCTATGACGGCAGAACCTTACTTGAAAAAGAGGTTGACACAACTCAGGTAGTTTCTGCTCAGACAGCTTACAGCGTTCACCAGTTCCTTTTTGAAAATAACCTTTACGGTACAGGTACTCCTGCTAAGCTTTCTACCACTGTCAGCGCAGGAAAAACAGGTACTACCTCAGACGATAAGGACCGTTGGTTTATCGGCTATACTCCCGAATACACCTGCGGCGCTTGGTTTGGCTTTAAGGTTGGTGAAAGACTTACCTCTCTTTCTGTTAACCCCTGTTCAAAGCTTTTCAAATTAGTGCTTGATACAATCAATACCAAAAAAGGTATATCTAATACAGAATTTGCTCCCGTACCCGGAGGTATGTCACAGATAACCTACTGTCTTGATTCGGGTATGCCCGTTGGAGATGCATGTGCTCTTGACCCAAGAGGCTTACGTACCGAAACCTGTTGGGTAAGCAATGAAAGCCTTCCCACCGAAACCTGCACAGCGCACCACCTTGAATATATCTGTACAGCATCGGGCAAGCTTGCTCACAGCAACTGTCCTAAAGAAAATCTTAAGCAAATTGCATTTGTAGATTTTGAACGCCAGTTCTCTGCAGAGGTTATTGTGGGAGATGCTCAGTATATGCTTCCTCACCTTGACTTTTCAACTCCCTTGTTCTCTGACCCTGTATGGCCCGTTTATATGGACAGATACGGCGAGGGTAAATTCCCCGGTAAGCCTACAGGAAGCACTACAATATACAATTCTCTTTGTACTGCTCACAACCCTGCAAATCCCGCATTGTTACCTGCGCAATAA
- a CDS encoding cytidine deaminase produces the protein MERRDKENYYLDIAQTVLSRGTCLRRNFGAIIVKNDVIIATGYSGAPRGRKNCSDLGFCIRQQLNIPRGERYELCRSVHAEANCIISASREETLGADLYLVGKDMETGELVPNANSCSMCKRLIINAGISRVIIRNTPEAFTVINTDEWIENDDSLSGSFGY, from the coding sequence ATGGAAAGAAGAGATAAAGAAAATTACTATCTTGATATTGCACAGACAGTGCTTTCAAGAGGCACTTGTCTGAGAAGAAATTTCGGAGCAATTATCGTAAAAAACGATGTTATTATTGCAACGGGCTATTCAGGTGCTCCCAGAGGCCGTAAAAACTGCTCTGATTTAGGCTTTTGTATCCGCCAACAGTTAAACATTCCCAGGGGCGAAAGATACGAGCTCTGCCGTTCTGTGCACGCTGAGGCTAACTGCATAATTTCCGCTTCAAGAGAGGAAACCTTAGGCGCTGACCTTTACCTTGTAGGAAAGGATATGGAAACAGGTGAGCTTGTGCCCAATGCCAACTCCTGCTCTATGTGTAAAAGACTTATAATAAACGCAGGCATTTCAAGAGTTATTATAAGAAACACTCCCGAAGCCTTTACTGTTATAAATACTGACGAGTGGATTGAAAATGACGATTCACTAAGCGGAAGCTTCGGCTATTAA
- a CDS encoding YjbQ family protein — protein sequence MKSYRKILTLNIPARRGFVNITPEVNKALRESNIKEGLLLCNAMNITASVFINDDEGGLHSDFERFLEKLAPEKPYSQYAHNGYEDNADAHIKRTIMGREVVVAVTEGKLDFGTWEQIFYGEFDGMRNKRVMIKIIGE from the coding sequence ATGAAATCATACAGAAAAATACTTACGCTTAACATACCTGCAAGAAGAGGCTTTGTAAACATAACTCCCGAGGTAAACAAGGCTCTCAGAGAAAGTAATATCAAAGAAGGTCTTTTGCTTTGTAATGCTATGAATATTACTGCCAGCGTTTTTATAAATGACGATGAGGGCGGACTTCACAGCGACTTTGAACGTTTCCTCGAAAAATTAGCTCCCGAAAAGCCCTACAGCCAATATGCTCATAACGGATATGAGGACAATGCAGATGCTCATATCAAGCGTACAATTATGGGCCGTGAGGTTGTAGTTGCAGTTACTGAGGGCAAGCTTGATTTTGGTACCTGGGAGCAAATTTTCTACGGAGAATTTGACGGAATGAGAAACAAAAGAGTAATGATTAAAATTATCGGAGAATAA
- a CDS encoding aminopeptidase P family protein, with protein sequence MNDSFSKIFACIASLDIDALFLSSASARHYSSKLDLDEGYVLITKEKVYVIADFRYIEAVKKNKDICPVLLEASIEQLLFELCSQLNIEKLGFEQEHLTVAKYFELKNSLHNIELIASDHIISNLRMSKNEYEIEMIKKAQGITDAVFEHMLGFIRPEITERQMALEIDTKIRELGGDCSAFSTIALTGKNTSMPHGVPSDEAVKQGDFVLLDFGAQFSSYKSDMTRVVAVGNASEEMKKVYSIVLDAQNMALSELKAGMIGSSADKIARDYINKNGYQGTFGHSLGHGVGLDIHERPNLSPKYESRLPINSVVSVEPGIYLENKFGVRIEDLVVLKENSNINLTTSPKKLIIL encoded by the coding sequence ATGAATGACTCTTTTTCAAAAATATTTGCCTGCATAGCTTCTTTGGATATTGACGCTTTATTTCTGAGCTCAGCTTCAGCAAGACATTATTCTTCAAAGCTTGATTTAGACGAAGGCTATGTCCTTATTACAAAAGAAAAGGTATACGTTATTGCAGATTTTCGTTACATTGAAGCTGTAAAAAAGAATAAGGATATTTGCCCTGTTTTGCTTGAAGCATCAATAGAACAGCTTTTGTTTGAGCTGTGCAGTCAGCTTAATATTGAAAAATTAGGCTTTGAGCAAGAACACTTGACAGTTGCAAAATATTTTGAATTAAAAAATTCTCTTCACAATATTGAGCTTATTGCAAGCGACCATATTATTTCAAATCTTCGTATGAGCAAAAATGAATACGAAATAGAAATGATAAAAAAAGCTCAAGGCATAACAGATGCTGTTTTTGAGCATATGCTTGGCTTTATACGTCCTGAAATTACCGAAAGGCAAATGGCTCTTGAAATAGACACTAAAATAAGAGAGCTTGGCGGAGATTGCAGTGCATTTTCCACTATTGCTCTGACAGGTAAAAATACCTCTATGCCTCACGGAGTTCCCTCTGATGAAGCTGTAAAGCAGGGGGATTTTGTACTACTTGATTTCGGCGCTCAATTCTCTTCCTACAAAAGCGATATGACAAGAGTTGTTGCTGTAGGAAATGCAAGCGAAGAAATGAAAAAGGTTTATTCTATCGTTCTTGATGCTCAGAATATGGCTCTTTCCGAATTAAAAGCGGGAATGATCGGAAGCTCTGCTGACAAAATTGCAAGGGATTATATAAACAAAAACGGCTACCAAGGTACTTTTGGACACTCTTTAGGCCACGGCGTAGGCTTGGATATTCACGAAAGACCTAATTTATCTCCAAAATACGAAAGCCGTCTTCCCATAAATTCCGTTGTATCAGTAGAGCCGGGTATTTATCTTGAAAATAAATTCGGTGTTCGAATTGAAGATTTGGTTGTATTAAAGGAAAACTCCAATATAAATCTGACTACTTCCCCGAAAAAGCTTATTATATTGTGA
- the whiA gene encoding DNA-binding protein WhiA, with product MSFSTNTKNELCSLRQERCCSLAFVYGALSFANIWNKDLIKITTENECFSKYISHELLRLFNITPQIKKTTGKNSTSYTVFIDSAAHIRRISLGFGVDISPLSMKIDHRLLSRDCCRNAFIRGAFLSAGSITSPEKAYHLEFTTHRVKLAEEFTTLLMEYELHPKLTLRKSNRIIYFKDSSEIEDILNIMGAVKSSFDFINEKIVKEIRNDANRRSNCEAANISKTVEAAMAQTAAIKKLKLSRRFDFLPPKLLYIAKLRSENQLASLSELSAMTDPPMSKASVNRCLKQIVAIANGKKKEDIK from the coding sequence ATGTCTTTTTCCACAAATACAAAAAACGAATTATGCTCACTAAGGCAAGAGCGTTGCTGCTCCTTAGCCTTTGTTTACGGCGCTTTATCCTTTGCAAACATATGGAATAAAGATTTAATAAAAATCACCACCGAAAACGAGTGCTTTTCAAAATATATCTCTCACGAATTATTAAGACTTTTCAATATAACACCTCAAATCAAAAAAACAACAGGTAAAAACTCTACTTCTTATACTGTTTTTATTGACTCCGCTGCGCATATACGCAGAATTTCTTTAGGCTTTGGAGTTGACATTTCTCCCCTTTCAATGAAAATAGACCACAGACTTCTTTCAAGAGACTGTTGCCGTAACGCTTTTATAAGGGGCGCATTTTTGTCGGCAGGCTCTATAACCTCTCCCGAAAAAGCCTATCATTTAGAATTTACTACTCACAGAGTCAAGCTTGCAGAAGAGTTTACAACTCTTCTTATGGAATATGAGCTTCACCCAAAGCTTACTTTAAGAAAATCAAATAGAATTATTTATTTTAAGGACAGCAGCGAAATAGAGGATATTCTCAATATAATGGGAGCCGTTAAAAGCTCTTTTGATTTTATAAATGAAAAAATTGTCAAAGAAATTCGAAACGATGCTAACAGAAGGTCAAACTGTGAAGCTGCAAATATTTCCAAAACCGTAGAAGCGGCTATGGCACAGACAGCGGCAATAAAAAAGCTTAAGCTAAGCCGTCGTTTTGACTTTCTTCCGCCAAAGCTTCTCTATATAGCAAAGCTGAGAAGTGAAAATCAGCTTGCCTCTCTTTCCGAGCTTTCAGCTATGACAGACCCACCTATGAGCAAGGCTTCAGTAAACCGTTGCCTTAAGCAAATTGTAGCGATTGCAAACGGAAAGAAAAAAGAGGACATAAAATAA
- a CDS encoding HD domain-containing protein, giving the protein MNYKRLSAKTEKRIREDIENNTVLSLAFDEKNVIRRNSQRDNADIIRTAFIRDTDKIIHCPYYNRYADKTQVFSLYKNDDISRRGLHVQLVSRIARTIGKVLKLNLDLIEAISLGHDIGHTPFGHKGEEFLDELLFEKTGRHFSHNIHSVRVLDKIYPYNISLQTLSGIASHNGEMELCEYHPVPLNSFEEFDRQIESCYTDKNNIKKLVPSTLEGCVMRISDIIAYLGKDRQDAERAKLFLNSNFEKGEIGTYNAEIINNLIVNIVENSYGKPYIKMDKEIFNALEKAKTENYRQIYKNSDVHEKTYDKIKIMMREIYEKLLEDLKQNNKNSLIYTHHINYVNQAHYYREKPYEQTEYNQIVVDYIASMTDDYFIELYGHLFPESDIKIIYKSYFD; this is encoded by the coding sequence ATGAATTATAAAAGACTATCGGCAAAAACAGAAAAAAGAATAAGAGAAGATATAGAGAATAATACTGTCTTGAGTCTTGCCTTTGATGAAAAAAACGTTATAAGAAGAAACTCTCAGCGTGATAATGCAGATATTATCAGAACGGCATTTATTCGGGATACAGATAAAATTATTCATTGCCCCTATTACAACCGATATGCAGATAAAACGCAGGTTTTCTCTCTTTATAAAAATGACGATATTTCAAGAAGAGGACTGCACGTACAGTTAGTATCAAGAATAGCAAGAACTATAGGCAAGGTATTAAAGCTCAATCTTGATTTGATTGAGGCAATTTCCCTTGGACATGATATCGGGCATACTCCTTTCGGTCATAAGGGAGAGGAGTTTTTAGACGAGCTGCTTTTTGAAAAAACGGGCAGACATTTCAGCCATAATATTCATTCTGTGCGTGTGCTTGATAAAATTTACCCCTACAATATAAGCCTTCAGACCTTAAGCGGAATTGCTTCCCATAACGGGGAAATGGAGCTTTGCGAATATCATCCCGTACCATTAAACAGCTTTGAAGAATTTGACAGACAAATAGAAAGCTGTTATACAGATAAAAACAACATTAAAAAATTAGTGCCTTCAACTCTTGAAGGCTGTGTTATGAGAATATCCGATATAATAGCCTATTTAGGCAAAGACAGGCAGGATGCCGAAAGAGCCAAGCTTTTTTTAAACAGTAATTTTGAAAAGGGTGAAATAGGTACTTATAACGCCGAAATTATCAATAATCTGATTGTAAACATAGTTGAAAACAGCTATGGCAAGCCCTATATTAAAATGGACAAAGAGATTTTTAATGCACTTGAAAAAGCAAAGACTGAAAATTACAGGCAAATTTATAAAAACAGTGATGTGCACGAAAAGACATATGATAAAATAAAAATTATGATGAGGGAAATCTATGAAAAGCTGTTGGAGGATTTAAAGCAAAACAACAAAAACTCTTTAATATATACTCATCATATAAATTATGTAAATCAAGCGCATTATTACAGAGAAAAGCCTTATGAGCAAACTGAATACAATCAAATAGTAGTCGACTATATTGCCAGTATGACCGATGATTATTTTATAGAGCTGTATGGGCATCTGTTCCCTGAGAGTGATATAAAAATTATTTATAAGAGTTATTTTGACTGA
- a CDS encoding transporter substrate-binding domain-containing protein, translating to MKKLICLILALLTVTMVFAGCGAKTSDKTDWDYIADKGEMIIGITYFAPMNYIDKETQELIGFETEFAKAVCAKLGVSPKFQEIDWNAKETELNAKNIDCIWNGMTIDDERKANMDISIPYMRNRQVMIVKKENVAKYTTAESLKDAALVAEMKSAGEKVAQNDDFFAQAKYTAVDSQAKTLVEVKAGTADIAVIDYIMALGSIGEGTDYTDLAVVGDGSLSFGEPEFYGIAFRKNSPKTLEKINAAIKELKKDGTLDTIAKKYKLQDYIVVE from the coding sequence ATGAAAAAACTTATTTGTCTTATACTTGCACTTTTAACTGTTACTATGGTTTTCGCAGGCTGCGGTGCTAAAACATCTGACAAAACAGATTGGGATTATATTGCTGATAAAGGCGAAATGATTATCGGTATTACATATTTCGCTCCCATGAACTATATCGACAAAGAAACTCAGGAGCTTATCGGCTTTGAAACAGAGTTTGCAAAGGCAGTTTGCGCTAAATTAGGTGTTTCTCCCAAATTCCAGGAAATTGACTGGAATGCTAAGGAAACAGAGCTTAACGCTAAAAACATTGACTGTATCTGGAACGGTATGACAATTGACGATGAAAGAAAAGCAAATATGGATATTTCCATACCTTATATGCGCAACAGACAGGTTATGATTGTAAAGAAAGAAAACGTTGCTAAATATACAACTGCTGAAAGTCTTAAAGATGCTGCTTTAGTAGCTGAAATGAAATCTGCAGGCGAAAAGGTTGCTCAAAACGATGATTTCTTTGCTCAGGCTAAATATACTGCTGTTGATTCTCAAGCAAAGACTCTTGTAGAAGTTAAAGCAGGCACAGCAGATATTGCTGTTATTGACTATATTATGGCATTAGGCTCCATCGGCGAAGGTACAGACTATACTGACCTTGCTGTTGTTGGAGACGGTAGCTTATCTTTCGGTGAACCCGAATTCTACGGTATTGCTTTCAGAAAGAACAGCCCCAAAACTCTTGAAAAGATTAACGCTGCTATCAAAGAACTTAAAAAAGACGGTACTCTTGATACAATCGCAAAGAAATATAAGCTTCAAGACTATATCGTAGTTGAATAA
- a CDS encoding amino acid ABC transporter permease — translation MSFWQVTLKLLEGFAQNCNLFFLTLVLSLPLGLIITFGSMSKFTPLRWLTRTFVWVIRGTPLMLQLFVVLYVPGLVFNMPFRSRMTAAVIAFVINYAAYFSEIFRGGIASIPKGQYEAGQVLGMTKFQVFYKVIIMQVIKRIIPPVGNEILTLVKDTSLARVIAVSEIIMASTEFTAVGLIWPLFYSGLFFLAFCGIITLLINYVESKFNYYKG, via the coding sequence ATGTCCTTTTGGCAAGTAACATTGAAGTTGTTGGAAGGTTTTGCACAAAACTGCAACCTCTTCTTTTTAACCTTGGTTTTATCTCTTCCTTTGGGCTTGATTATAACCTTTGGTTCAATGTCAAAATTTACACCGCTACGGTGGCTTACAAGAACTTTTGTCTGGGTCATCAGGGGTACTCCCCTGATGCTCCAGCTTTTTGTCGTTTTATACGTACCGGGACTTGTGTTTAATATGCCCTTCCGTTCAAGAATGACAGCGGCTGTTATTGCCTTTGTAATAAACTACGCTGCTTATTTCTCCGAAATTTTCAGAGGCGGAATTGCAAGTATTCCAAAGGGGCAATACGAGGCGGGACAGGTTCTCGGAATGACAAAGTTTCAAGTATTTTACAAGGTTATTATAATGCAGGTTATAAAGCGTATCATTCCACCTGTGGGAAATGAAATACTTACTCTTGTCAAGGATACCTCTCTTGCAAGAGTTATTGCAGTATCGGAAATTATTATGGCATCAACGGAATTTACTGCCGTAGGTCTTATCTGGCCTCTGTTCTATTCCGGCCTCTTCTTCCTTGCTTTCTGCGGAATTATTACCTTGCTTATAAATTACGTTGAATCAAAGTTTAATTATTACAAGGGGTAA